One region of Dysidea avara chromosome 1, odDysAvar1.4, whole genome shotgun sequence genomic DNA includes:
- the LOC136268556 gene encoding uncharacterized protein — translation MFSTRLRIIYVVPFIFLSMLIGVIYYIQDDSMTYGEVRMKEKSIHGKARRCQAERTSTKHSSHNLHFNSKLHIGSKNKQGYILPFRVMEQQTATIRNLYSLQYWASTVNMKVVEPYISNETFDFFPFVKGDPNPMAFSDLYDRDFYNRQSTKYGHAELVTWEEFLTGSPKNTILVLPCGKRCSHAAGHSEYNDGFVSIVTNPDRIEGTQMNDKTKLPVQAIKFFKNLGFHFIREVSIVFSSTTPMPMQTFTHHVLGSYAPNDVIVIIALWQGITKHRDNLDAKEEQSHSKIFDVGLLPSTSMIQLSETYLKKTNPNGEKYFGVMVRTEKVLKPRYSHNKEDVVHYMMECAEKLKQHLRINVHPTWSRMLAIDLGDFGTIRYRQSPNENMNLLYKAFVTSVYNESWSINKFENIFEDVVNPVIVAQLQCIIAAKSDCLELIGGPSTFQSAALSMYKIFHPVEQEQCIIKHCYYGVNFDVSS, via the coding sequence ATGTTTTCAACTAGACTAAGAATCATTTACGTTGTTCCCTTCATCTTCCTGAGTATGCTAATTGGTGTTATTTATTATATTCAAGATGACTCTATGACATATGGGGAAGTCAGAATGAAAGAGAAATCTATTCATGGTAAAGCCAGAAGATGTCAAGCAGAAAGAACTTCTACCAAGCACTCATCTCATAATCTACACTTCAATTCAAAATTGCACATAGGGTCAAAAAATAAACAAGGATACATACTGCCATTCAGAGTAATGGAGCAACAAACAGCAACTATCAGGAACCTCTATAGTCTCCAATACTGGGCAAGTACCGTTAACATGAAAGTTGTTGAGCCATACATTTCTAATGAAACATTTGATTTCTTTCCTTTTGTAAAGGGAGATCCTAATCCTATGGCATTTAGTGATCTTTATGATAGAGATTTTTATAACAGACAATCAACTAAGTATGGACATGCTGAGCTGGTAACATGGGAAGAGTTCTTAACAGGCAGCCCCAAAAACACAATTCTTGTTTTACCATGTGGAAAGAGGTGTAGTCATGCAGCTGGTCACTCAGAATACAATGATGGATTTGTTAGTATTGTTACTAATCCTGACAGGATAGAAGGCACTCAAATGAATGACAAAACAAAACTTCCTGTGCAAGCAATAAAGTTCTTCAAAAACCTTGGGTTTCATTTCATACGTGAAGTGAGTATTGTGTTTAGTAGCACCACTCCTATGCCAATGCAAACATTTACCCATCATGTATTGGGAAGTTATGCTCCCAATGATGTCATTGTGATTATTGCTCTCTGGCAAGGAATAACTAAACATCGGGATAACCTTGATGCAAAAGAAGAACAGAGTCACAGCAAAATATTCGATGTCGGCTTACTGCCTAGCACAAGTATGATACAACTGAGTGAAACATATTTAAAGAAAACCAATCCCAATGGTGAAAAATACTTTGGTGTTATGGTCAGAACTGAAAAGGTGTTAAAGCCTAGATATAGCCACAATAAAGAAGACGTGGTTCACTACATGATGGAGTGTGCAGAAAAACTTAAACAGCACTTGAGAATCAATGTTCATCCAACATGGAGTAGGATGTTAGCCATTGACTTGGGAGACTTTGGTACTATCCGATACAGACAATCACCAAATGAGAATATGAACTTACTGTACAAAGCATTTGTTACATCTGTCTATAATGAAAGTTGGTCTATAAATAAATTTGAAAACATTTTTGAAGATGTTGTTAACCCTGTCATTGTTGCTCAACTGCAAtgcatcattgcagccaagTCTGATTGTCTGGAATTGATTGGTGGTCCATCAACCTTTCAAAGTGCTGCTCTATCAATGTATAAGATTTTTCATCCTGTTGAGCAAGAACAGTGTATTATCAAACATTGTTATTATGGTGTAAACTTTGACGTTTCATCCTAG